The genomic stretch GAGTGCTCGGCCTTCTGCTCGGCGGTGAAAACGCGGCAAGCCGATACGATAGCGTCCTGTTTGCGGGTCAGGGCGCGCAACTCGTCGTCATAGTCGTGATCGTCCTCGTCCACCTCGCTTTCCCGCTTGGCGATTGCCGCCTCGATCTCGACCAGCTGCGCGGTTTCTTCCTCGGTCGGATCGCGCTCGCCAGCGGGTTCCAGATGGCCGCGCATCCAGTAGGAATCAGGCCGGTAGAGCTGCCCTTCTGCATCGCGCCAGCCATCTTCGCGCGCCGCCTTGGCGATGGCGTCGAGCCGATCTTGCACAAGGTCCATGACAAGGCCCGCATCATCGCAATAGCGACGTTCTCCGAAAAGATCGGTGGTGAAGGTGCCGCCTGCGGCGCAATAGGCTTCCTCGCCTACAATGCGAAAATGCTTGTCGGTATCGGCAACCTTCTCCTGGGTGAGCATGGCGCGGATTTGGTGGGCGTTGTCGCCGGTGCGCTTGAAAACCTCAAGCTGGCGGTCCTGATCGTCGGTCAGCGCGAAAGCCTGCGCCGCGCCCATGCCGATTTCGTCTTTCTGGAAGGCTTTGAGAATGGTCGGGTGCAGCGCCGCCAGCTTCAACACGCGGCGGACATAGGCCGGGGAGACGCCGAACGATGCTGCAACATCGTCAACGTCCTTGCCGCTGTCGATGATCGCCCGATAGGCTGCGATGGCATCGGCGGGGTGCATGTCCTCGCGCTGCGCGTTCTCGGCAAGCGAGATTTCCAGCGCCTCGTCCTTGCTGCGGATTTCAACGGGAACCTCGAAAGTGCCGGGGATGGCCTTTGCCTTCTGCAACAGCTTCAAGGCCCGGTAGCGCCGCCCTCCGGCGCAAATCCTGATTTTGCCGTCTTCATCATAGCCGATCAGGTTTTGCAGCACGCCCCGCGCCTGAATGTCGGCGGCGAGGGCTTCGATTTCCTTGGGCTTCACCTTCCGCACGTTGAGGTCGGAAAGCGCCAGCTTGTTCAGTTGGATGGTCTGGATGGTCATTTTTCACTCCTTTAGGCGAAGCCGCTGCCTGCGGCCTGCGGCTCTGACCCGCTGGCGAAGCGCGGGATGGGGAGGGGGGAGCAAAATCGATGGGAGTGGTGCGGGCGGCGCGACTAGGGAGGCCCCGGCGCGCGCGAGCGCGCCGGAACTGGCCGAACTTGTCGGGCAACCCGGTCCTGTCGATTATGCTTCGGGAACGAAAGGGCGGGTGCCCTTGGTGTTCCCCCGGTGGCAGCTGCCACCACTGACGGAGCGCGGCCCTGGGCCGCTCAAACTATTGCGGTCGCTTTAAGAAGGAGAACCAGCGGCGGCGTGGGGGCTTTGCGACAATGGGAGGATCGATCTGATCTCCGCCAGCTTCATTCCAGAAGGCTTGCCAGCGTTCTGATTCAGCGCGGAGAGCTGCGGCGCGCTCATCAACCGCCCGCAAGCGTCTATGATAATCGTGAGGGGACCTGCTCATGAAAACGCTGTGAGCCTGATTGGATAATGGATGGTGGTGTTCCAGGGTTAATGCCGGAACTATCAACGCAAGGCATGGGGTTAGAGATCAAAGCCCGGAGAGCGCGAAGCACGCGGCGATCGAGCCAACCAGAGCGATCAGGAGAACGGGACGCCTCGGCGCTGCACTGACGGTGATGGTCGCGCCGGCGCAGGCCCATAGCAAGGTGGCGGCGGGACCGGCCCGGTAGATCAGGAAGCCGATATAGCTGTTCGGCAGGAACTGCGGATAATCGACAATCAGGCGTGCGACGATCCCGCCGCCTGCGAGAATGAGCGCGGCGATCAGCCATGCCGCGATTGCCTCGATGCGCGGCGATGCACTGTGCCTGGGCGCGGCCTGCATCGTCGTTCGCGTCGCATCATTCATGCTGATCTTCCCTTATAGCCCTGACCGTCACCCGAATGGGCGGAGACGGCTTTGCTGGCTCCGTGGAGCCGCGCGGCGCAGCCGTGTGGTGGAATAGGGCAGGTTCCCGGCTCCGATCATTTGCACTTGTTCGGCAGCTGGCCCCTCTCGATCGCCAGATTCCTCATCGCCTCGTAATCGACACCCCAAAGGCCTCGTCGCTCATCGGCAGCGTCTTTCATGAAACGGGCATAGGCCAGCCCTGAATGTTGCCTGTAATCAACGGCATATCCATGGCGTACCATCGTTGCCGAAACAGATGCCCCATTCGACCGAAACCGGCACGACAGGTTAGACCGGCCCCAGCTCGTCCGCCGCGTGTTGCATATCGGCTCGATCGTCAACTTTTCGTCCTGAAAATCGCTCGTGCAATCCATGCCGCCATTTTGCTTCACCAGCTCTTCCAAATAGAGCTGCGCTGCGATCTTGGGCACATTGCCCTTGCCGTCCTCATCCGGCGCATCAATTCCCGACAACCGCACCCGCTTTTTATCGAGCGTTTCGAGCGTATCGCCGTCGATAATGCGCGGGTTCTCGACATGGATTGAAACCGGCTCGCTATTCCTCGCCTGCATCTGATTGAACAGCGCGCCGAACGCGAAAACAGAGAGAATGGGCAACGCGATTTGCTGATTTCGCGGCCATTTTTTGAAACCTCGGATCAGCACCTGGCTCTCTCCTGAAGAATGTCGTTCCAGTCCATCGGCGCCGGGGCTGGCGGGAGGATGATTTTCAGTTCGCGGTCGTTGGCAGTGAGGTGGTCGCGCGCGTCCTCTATGGCCTGTGCGGCTTCCTGGCCGTGTTGCGAGTAGATGACGATTTTGCGGATGCGTTCGGGGATCGCGATCAGGCCATAGCGGCGAATGCCGCCAGCGCCCCACACCTTGAATTTCCCGTCACTAAGCTGGGTGACGGAAACGGCTTCCTCGAAGCCTTCCGCGAGGCGCAGAACATCGCCGGTTGGCTGGCCGCCGATCCGCATGGCGGCGTGTCGGACCAGGCCGAGCGTCAATTTCGCCTCGCGCAGCGCCGCATGGTAGCGTTTCTCGCCGGTTGCTGGATCGAGCAAGATCCGCTGCACGGCGATTATGCCTTCGTCGGCCTCGAACGGCACGAGAAGGGCAGGATGCTCTTCGCGGGCGTCGGGCGGACCAACGATGCAGCGCGGAGCGAAGCGGAGCTTGAGGCCGGTCGGGTCGATTGCGCGCGAACGCAGATAGCGTTCAGCCGCGGTGCCTGCGATCGGCACGGCGGAATCCCATAGTTGGAGGGCGAGCTTCCGGCGCGAGGGTTC from Sphingobium sp. V4 encodes the following:
- a CDS encoding ParB/RepB/Spo0J family partition protein is translated as MTIQTIQLNKLALSDLNVRKVKPKEIEALAADIQARGVLQNLIGYDEDGKIRICAGGRRYRALKLLQKAKAIPGTFEVPVEIRSKDEALEISLAENAQREDMHPADAIAAYRAIIDSGKDVDDVAASFGVSPAYVRRVLKLAALHPTILKAFQKDEIGMGAAQAFALTDDQDRQLEVFKRTGDNAHQIRAMLTQEKVADTDKHFRIVGEEAYCAAGGTFTTDLFGERRYCDDAGLVMDLVQDRLDAIAKAAREDGWRDAEGQLYRPDSYWMRGHLEPAGERDPTEEETAQLVEIEAAIAKRESEVDEDDHDYDDELRALTRKQDAIVSACRVFTAEQKAEHSLIVFIGHDGIEQVAFTRTAKGTAADGPKPPRPDYSQKVMDQLGGIRTMAVREALASDPELALDVLLTGLLGQVRGNAYSWQQAAEITAEKNRFHVDDAVMGHSTIADIDEIARADLDRLAETPTLDDMRQMDSEAKLRLLAYCVASQITSLSFHSDRDRQLAQIVGAAQINMADKWEPNQVFYDQLSKATLLKLLAEGCGNDAVENCQTMKRSDLAVTVNERLAGRRILPPALRPSALPDAADSESQAA
- a CDS encoding thermonuclease family protein, with protein sequence MLIRGFKKWPRNQQIALPILSVFAFGALFNQMQARNSEPVSIHVENPRIIDGDTLETLDKKRVRLSGIDAPDEDGKGNVPKIAAQLYLEELVKQNGGMDCTSDFQDEKLTIEPICNTRRTSWGRSNLSCRFRSNGASVSATMVRHGYAVDYRQHSGLAYARFMKDAADERRGLWGVDYEAMRNLAIERGQLPNKCK
- a CDS encoding toprim domain-containing protein, which codes for MQMDVEARARQIVADMGGHWRGSYGMVCCPAHNDRNPSLQVTPGKKAVLFKCWAGCSQEAVWSALNSRKINRHTSGETVDRAPEPSRRKLALQLWDSAVPIAGTAAERYLRSRAIDPTGLKLRFAPRCIVGPPDAREEHPALLVPFEADEGIIAVQRILLDPATGEKRYHAALREAKLTLGLVRHAAMRIGGQPTGDVLRLAEGFEEAVSVTQLSDGKFKVWGAGGIRRYGLIAIPERIRKIVIYSQHGQEAAQAIEDARDHLTANDRELKIILPPAPAPMDWNDILQERARC